DNA from Tripterygium wilfordii isolate XIE 37 chromosome 4, ASM1340144v1, whole genome shotgun sequence:
acatgataagttgagcAAAAGATCAACGCGTAAGGTATTTGCTCATGGTGGGTATCGAACTAGCCGTGAAATCAAAATGCAActtttaatatataataataataatataagcatataacaatccaatttctGAGTGGGCTTTTGAAATCCTCCTTTCTTCGGCCCATAGTCTTATAGGTTGGCCTGAGTCTGAGAGATTCACTGATTCTTCATTCTAGTCCTTAGTGGGTTTCAAATTGTCCAATATTCGGCCCATTTATGCCATTTCCGGCCCAAGGAATCGAGCTGCCGGAGCCCATTAACGAGTTCTGATTCTCCCCTCCTCTACCGATTCATTGTGCCTCTGCAAGACTGCAACAATGATGAAATGAATTACCTAAACTGTAGAGGCTTCTCTGTCCGAGTCTATGAATAAACCATGGACTTCAGTAATATGCCTGGAACGCAAGCGAACAATTTGCCTGGAATGCCCTCAAACCCACCGGCAGCAACGATGGACCCATACTCTTCCAATTACAGCAACTTATATTACCCTTCACTCCTAGAAtctcaaaaccctaattctcaTCAATCTTACGCTGAAAAAACACCGATACCCGCTGTTGCAGTTGACGCTTCCGCCGCCCTCAGCTCCTACACGCATGCCCTTTATCATGGCAGCTGCGACGCGTCGCTTGGGTATTACTCCGATCCCAATTTACAAAATTGGGCCGCTAACGAGGCCATCCGGCAATATGTCTCCGACCCAGCTGCATTGGGAGGCACTGTTGTAAGTAATtggttccttttcttttaggtTTTGAATTTTAAGTTTTGTTATTGTATCTTAATTTTGGTTTGGTGACTGAAATATAATTTAGTGGCTACTGATGAATTGAGGGTACGTCTTGTTATGAACTAATTTTGGTAGTGGGAAGGGTTAAAGGTTGTGAATCATGGAAAGATTTTTGGATTGCCATTGCCATTTGCCTATAGATTTATGGTCACTTGAATTATTGGAGGCAAAAGATTGGGGATGTTGCATTCATAAAATCTCCTGTTTTTCTGCGTTCATGAAGGAAGTTGATTCTAGTGTCAATACAAATCACATTTTTCTTTCGGTTGTATGATATTGTTAGTTGTGAAGCATCGGATTCATAGCATTGCCTAGAATCATGTTCACTAGTTTGCAATTTCATGATGAAGAGCAGATATGGAAACAAATAAACTTACAATTGAATTTTTGGGAATGCTGGAGCTCCTTGTGAATGTAAGTTCTTTTTGAGTGCAAAAATATGAAAGCAAGACTAAGTTCTTATTTCAATCATGTGAAGTACTGGGAATCAGCAAAAGCTGATTGGTACATTATCTTGAAACATTTGCTTTGAAACGTGTCTTAAAGCTTGTGCTTGCATGCCATCAAACTTTGCTCCTTATGGTCAGCTACCGCCTTCCAGTGGCGTACTTTAGATGGAAACAATTGCTTCTTAAGTTTCAGTTGTATATGAGTATATGACTACTGTGGGTCCATCACTGCCATTCTTGCTTACTTGTGTAACCCCTAGTCCCACCAAGAATGATCCAGTCATTAACATAAGTATGAAGAGAGATAACAAATGCACCTTGTTAAAGAACGAAAACTGCAGGATGTTGGTTTGGCTAAGAAGCTGCTGTTCTCATCATTCCTCGTCATTTCTCATCATTCTTCATCTAAACCTTTTGAGACTGCTAGGCATTTCATTTTTTGGGGGATTGTTTCATAATTTCTGTCTGTTAGTTTGGTATTTGTTATCATCCTCAATAAAGCATGGTTACATGAAGTAAACTCAAATTCATAACCTTTTAAACTCATTGCTGCTTGTAATATGGTGATTGGATTATGGATGCAAACAACGATTGGCATCTAAATATGTCTGTTCACTCCTCTATCTCCAATTATGATTTCAAAATTCTCATTCTATATTCACTGATGATGTTACTTAAAGTATAGTACTATAGTGCAGCATCCAATGTTCACCAtattaattgtgttaaaatcaAATCCATTGCACAAAGCTCTTGGTTTATGCTTCCAGCCCATGAAAATGCAAAATATCTGTTTTGCTTGTACCGTCATAGTGTCATATTTACCATACTCGATGTCTATGCCTAAAATTGCGCACATAAACTACTGGCCTTGTAGTTGGAGATGTGCATTATATATTTTGATTGTCCTATGTTTGATGAAATTACTCGGACAGACGAATATGATAATATATTTTCATCCTGTTTCTTGCTTGTAGTTCCAAATGCTTCTAATTATTGCTTATGTGTATCAATGCTGACCTAGAGAAAATGAAGCTGAACCACGCAGGGGATGGTGGTGCAGGAAATGTGTTATTGATGGGAGATGATAGTTAAATTACAAGGAGAAAACTTATGGACAAATATTTTGTTATCACATTTCGGGCTACTGTTATTGGATTGGTTTTCTAAGCCAATGGGGGACGGAATATGACTTGAGAGAACCATTATTACTGTattaatatgtaaaatatttatgtttCATCTTTATAATATCGTGTTCATTCACAAAGTTGTCCTGTTATATCAGCAGGGTATTGCGATGCCTGTAAGCAGAACTGAACAGTTGACTATTGGAAAACCTAGCTCCACCTTGTGGGGTAATCTTACAGTTCAGTCTGGTAAAACAGTCCATTGGAAGAAGCTATTGAAGAAGACAAAGATTGTGCAGTCTGCATACTGTGAAATTTGCAAAGTTGACTGTAACAGTAAGGAGGTGCTTGACCAGCATAGATTGGGGAAAAAACATAAGAAGAACTTCGAGAAATTGCTGGCAGCAAGTGCCCCTGCTCCCAGTGCTTCAGCAGTATCAAATGGTCCACTTATTGGTCCACTAGAAAACCCTAATAAAAGCACAGACAAGCAAAATAGTAAAAAGAAAGCAGCAGAACCAGTTGAGGACTTGGAGACCAAGAGAAGGAAAATTGTTCAAGGTGGAGCAGCAGTGGAGGCTGTTAGAACATGTGGAGTTTGTAATGTGGTGTGCAATAGTGATACAGTCTTCAAATACCATATTGCAGGACAAAAGCATGCTGCTATGCTGAAAAAACTTGCAGCCGGATTAGGCTTGGCGACTGCACCACCCTAACATCATTGGCCAATCCATAAGGTTTTCCTGGTacattatttgttattttcattCCTGAGATATAATGGAAGAATGGCTTTTATCATTTTGAGGAAACTGTTGATAAGAAGAAATGTTTTACTGTTACCCTATAGAGAGGCTTGTTCATTTATAGGCAAATTTTGACCCTCATTGACAAATTTGGATTTCATATTCTGCTCAATCAGACTAGATGAAGTCAATTTAAACccctaaagaagaaaaaataaatttattagatgATCACATGGACCATGACCATTGACCAA
Protein-coding regions in this window:
- the LOC119997070 gene encoding uncharacterized protein LOC119997070 isoform X1, with the translated sequence MDFSNMPGTQANNLPGMPSNPPAATMDPYSSNYSNLYYPSLLESQNPNSHQSYAEKTPIPAVAVDASAALSSYTHALYHGSCDASLGYYSDPNLQNWAANEAIRQYVSDPAALGGTVQGIAMPVSRTEQLTIGKPSSTLWGNLTVQSGKTVHWKKLLKKTKIVQSAYCEICKVDCNSKEVLDQHRLGKKHKKNFEKLLAASAPAPSASAVSNGPLIGPLENPNKSTDKQNSKKKAAEPVEDLETKRRKIVQGGAAVEAVRTCGVCNVVCNSDTVFKYHIAGQKHAAMLKKLAAGLGLATAPP
- the LOC119997070 gene encoding uncharacterized protein LOC119997070 isoform X2 yields the protein MDFSNMPGTQANNLPGMPSNPPAATMDPYSSNYSNLYYPSLLESQNPNSHQSYAEKTPIPAVAVDASAALSSYTHALYHGSCDASLGYYSDPNLQNWAANEAIRQYVSDPAALGGTVGIAMPVSRTEQLTIGKPSSTLWGNLTVQSGKTVHWKKLLKKTKIVQSAYCEICKVDCNSKEVLDQHRLGKKHKKNFEKLLAASAPAPSASAVSNGPLIGPLENPNKSTDKQNSKKKAAEPVEDLETKRRKIVQGGAAVEAVRTCGVCNVVCNSDTVFKYHIAGQKHAAMLKKLAAGLGLATAPP